The Camelina sativa cultivar DH55 chromosome 18, Cs, whole genome shotgun sequence DNA window ggtttaaaattttaacctttgatttgatattttgggggtctttttttttggtttttgtgttgaTAATGGGGTCTACAAGTTGAACTTTGGACTATAAACGAGAAAAACACACATCTCTTAGTTCACTTTTGTCATTTTGTGAGTTCTAGAAGAATATTAATTTGTACACTAATAATCTACTATAAAGTTTCTACTTTACTTGTTTCATCTGTTTATTTAGCCATGCATGCGACTatgtaattaatcttttgcctTTACCGTTTAATGGTACAAAAGTTAGAAAgctaaaatacaaatatatatatatatatatatatatatatttagaggACTAtgtttatttcaatttttgtttttctgcaGTTCTGCTGAAGACTGAAGAGtgatctatatatctatataagaATTACTTTTTAGGTTCCGAACACTTTCTTTTTACAAAGTTTCGATCTCTTAAAAGCCAATGTTGGCACTTTTGCATACTACAACATCCTTTAAAGCTTTTTAAGACTCGCCAATTGTAGGTTTGCTTTATACGATATTTCATCCTAAGAACATTTATCTTTAGGatatcttgatttttttgttttcttctctttgacacATCTTTTTAATTATCCTTAAAAGGTAATATAAAAAGATCAAGAATTAACCTTTTCTTGCTTTTGGTCGACGGACGACCGTGAGCATAAACAAGATAAATAAAAGGCTAAAGTTTTATATCATTGAGCTCATATATGACTTTAAAAagtgtaatatatatgataaaacaaaacagataataataatagaaatattttgatgatgatttgatttaaTGAAACGGATAGATGGCGAAGGAGCATGATGAATGTGAATACAAGTGATGTAACTGCCTTTTGTTACCATACAATATGATTAGATTTAATATGTCGTCGTTATTTCACGGCTTTGCCACAACAATCTAAAATCAATGGTGAGGAAGCTCACGATTTACGACTCGTGATTGAAGGAGatagtatagttttatattttgttattttaccaATGTATTCATCAcctctatattattatttcatcaTCTACGTTGAGATGgttaaatataaagatatgcCCTAGTTAAATCTTAAATGCAACATTTCAggttttaatatacaaaatgcaacatctatatatatatatatatatatatactgtagtCTGTATATGCATGTATCATGTATGTGAAGTTTTGAACTAACGTGGGGGAGTAGTAAATCAGTCCACTTGGCAAGATAGGAAAAAAAAGTGGGAAAGGGTTAGATTGTGTTATTTCAAACGAGTAAACAAAACGGAAGAATATATAGATAACACCAAAGCCTTACaacttttttgcttttctttagAATCAAGTTTTTGTACATTTGGCCGTCGAACCGAACACCAATACAAAATTTGTCATGGCCTTATCACACAATAACGTCTTCTTCTTGGTCatgatgaaaaaagaaaagacgaaAACTTCCAACAGAAAACGAGTTACATGTTTACTATCACATCATTGCCTTTTTCTTCTTAGTAACCGATATTATATAGTAATTTTATTTGGCGTTCTGTACGTACAGGCAacacaaaaactccaaaaagttagcttcaaattttatatatcattttatttaaaattcgaCTTTGGTTccaattttcaatttcttaaaaaGTAGTATAACTCAATAAGTTATATAACATCTGACTTATCATTATTTTAAACTATGACCTTTTTTGCCATTTGATCATATATTAcgatttcaacattttttactGATTATATTCTGCTTTTGTCAAAGTATAACAATATTGTCATTTCATCTACAAGAcaactaataataatacaaaatgttGGGCTTATATTTGTTTCCCAATTCAAATGAACTGTGGGCTTAGGCCGTATACAAACCCGTACTTTTTACCAATAATCTCCACACGAACAAGACCCATCTCTGAAATGATGAAACCTCTTTGAATCTCTACAAATAATTTCTCTGTTAATAACTCTTGATACGATCTTGATCCAACTGTGACAATCAACACAAACTCTAAGGTTCTTTAGAATCCTTATATTTCCACCAACGTTTCTCAAAACTGCAAAGGCTATGGCCAGTTTCTCGCTATGTTGATGCAAAGATCTCTCTTTTGCAGTCTCCTCCACGTCTTGATACACACAGCTCTTGTCTTCAACATACCCCAAATCTTTAGCCTTCCTGATTAGCTCTTCAAGagtttcaagaatcttctcCGAGTTTGGATGCAAAAACAAATCTCCAGCCATGAATGTATGCGTCTCTCTATCGACTTCAACCCAACTCATTGCTGGATTCTTCTTCAGCCTCATCTCCTTCATCTCACTCTTCATCTCAATCACTCTGCTCCACTTCCCCGTGGATGCATATAGATTTGACATTAGAATGAGAGTTCCTTCATCTCCAGGTGCTATCTCAAGGATCTTTCTGGTTATCAGTTCTGCCATTTCTACCTTTCTATGAATCTTACAGGCGCTAAGCAACGTCCTCCACAGAACCAAGTCAGGGTTTATCACCTCCTTTATTAGCATTTCAGCCTCCTCTAATCTCCCTGCCTGTCCTAGCATATCTACCATACAAGCATAATGATCATTCGTCAACATGATCTTATCTTTTCTGAAGGAGTCGAAAAATGCACAACCTTCCTCAACTAATCCAGCGTTATTACAAGCCAAGAGTACGCTCAAGACTGTTACATCATTCGGTCGCATTCCAAGGTTTATCATTCTCTCAAACAACTCAAGTGCTTCGTGTCCAAAACCGTTCTGTGCATAACTATAGATCATTGTGTTCAAAGATATAACATCAACTTCAATCAAGGTATCAAAAACCAACCTTGCCATGTCTGAGTATCCACATTTCCCATATAAATCAATGAGCCCTGATCCGGCATACTTATCTCTATCAAAACCATATTTACTCACTATACCATGAACTTGTCTGCCTTCTTCAAACATTGCGAGATTCGAACACCCCCTGAGAGCACTTGACAATGTAAAAGAGTTAGGCTTCACTGAATCACGAATCATATTTCTAAATTCGATAAGGGCCATTTCTTCTCTACCGTTTTGGACAAGCCCCGATATAAGAGACGTCCAAGTCACCTGATTTGGGTACTCAATACACTTGAAAACCCGCAAGGAATGATCAACTAAACTGCACCTCAAGTACATTCTAAGAAGGGAAGTCTGTGAAGCAAGAGGAGACTCATAACCAGACTTGATCATAAGTCCATGAATAACCATGCCATTACCTAAATCCTTCAAGTTTCCACAAGATATCAATACACTAGCGTAAGTATACTCCACCAACATACTTTGAAATGCCTTCACAGCTTCAGCATCCTCACCCTTCTGCGAGTAACCAACGGTCAAAGCTGTGATCAAAACCACGTCTTTCTCCTCCACACGGTCCAATACTAACTTCGCCTCCCTCGTTTTACCAAACTTTACATACATATCCACAAGGGCACTTCCAACGAACACGTTTGAGACTTCCAAACCTAGAATCACTGCAAGTCCATGACTTCTCCGGGCTTCTTTTTCAAGACCCAAATCTGAAAAGGCTTTGAAAACACTAGACAACGTGTACTCATCTGGCAAAACATTATTCGTGATCATCAATCTATACAATTCAACAGATTCCTTGCTTCTTCTGTGCTTAATGAAATAAGCAATAAGAGAGTTCCATGTTACAATATGTCTCTCacgcatttcatcgaacacctgaCGTGCGTAACCGATCTCGCCACACTTTAAACTCGCGTCGACGAGTTTGCTGCCTGATAGTTCGACGGGAAACCCAGATTTGAGCATCTGGGTTTGGATTTTCTTGAGCCCTGATATCGATCTTTCGTCTATGCATTGTCTGAGAAGCGGAGAGAAAGTGTGCGTCGTTGTCAAGGACGAGTCACATGCGACGCAGAGAAGCCTAAGCTGACTATGGCTAGAAGATTCCGGCGAACAGCTTTTGGTGGCAAAGGAGCTGAAAAATCTAGAAAAGGCGATTAATCCGCCGTTATAATCTCTTCTCATCACCGGCGGCGTATTTTTCCTCCGATCATCGCCTCAGTCTGTAGCTCATATCAGCCCATTAAAGCTCATCAAGGCCCATAAAGGTTTGAACTTGAACATATATTAGCCCATTTAGGGCCCATAAGATAAACCCTCCCCAATTCTGGGAAATGTCCTCCTCCTTTCCTCACCCTCTCTGTGTTTTCATCATCGGAGAGATCCACAACGCCACGCGGGTCATCGATGATCCGAATAATACAACCACGGCGCGACGGGGGCTTGACTAGTTCGATCTCCGCCGTCAAAATCCTGATGATGAGATTCTCGCCTGATGTTagaatttcttctcttttcactCGCCGGCGGTTCTGCTCCGTGTCTCCGCTAATTCGCACACTTCCGGCGGAAGAATCTGATCCGACGAGTGTTCCGCACCGTCTACTCTCAATTCTCTCTAAACCCAACTGGCATAAATCTCCGTCCTTGAAATCAATGGTTCCTGCGATTAGCCCTTCTCACGTCTCCTCACTGTTCTCGCTCGATCTGGATCCCAAAACAGCTCTTAGTTTTTCTCACTGGATCTCACAGAATCCGAGATACAAGCACAGTGTATATTCCTATGCATCTCTTCTTACTCTTCTCATCAACAACGGATACGAGGGTGTTGTGTTTAAGATCAGGTTATGGATGATAAAGAGCTGTGATTCAGTAGGAGacgctttgtttgttttggatttgtgtAGGAAGATGAATAAAGACGAAAGATTTGAGCTTAAGTATAAGCTTACTGTTGGGTGTTACAACACATTGTTGAATTCGTTAGCTAGATTTGGATTGGTAGATGAAATGAAGCAGGTTTATATGGAAATGTTGGAGGATAAGGTTTATCCCAACATTTACACATATAATAAAATGGTTAATGGGTATTGTAAGCTTGGGAATGTGGTAGAGGCGAATCAGTATGTGAGTAAGATAGTTGAGGCTGGGTTGGATCCTGATTTTTTCACATATACCTCTTTGATTATGGGTTATTGTCAAAGGAAGGATTTGGATTCTGCTTTTAAGGTTTTTGAGGAGATGCCTTTGAAGGGATGCAGTAGAAATGTGGTTGCTTACACTCACCTTGTACATGGTCTTTGTGTAGCGAGGAGGGTTGATGAAGCTATGGATTTGTTTGTGAAAATGAAGGATGACGACTGTTATCCAACAGTTCGTACTTATACAGTGCTTATAAAGGCTTTGTGTGGATCAGAGCGGAAGTCTGAAGCTCTTAAGTTGGTTAAGGAAATGGAAGAGAAAGGCATTAAGCCGAATATTCACACGTACACGGTGCTAATTGATAGTTTATGCAGTCAATGTAAGCtcgagaaagcaagagagttgtTAGGTCAGATGCTAGAGAGAGGGTTGATGCCAAATGTAATCACTTACAATGCATTGATTAATGGGTATTGTAAGCGGGGGATGATTGAAGATGCGCTAGGTGTTGTGGAGTTGATGGAATCACGTAACCTCAGTCCGAATACACGCACATACAATGAATTGATAAAGGGGTATTGTAAAAAGAATGTTCACAAAGCAATGGGAGTGCTTAATAAAATGCTGGAGCGCAAAGTACTTCCAGATGTGGTCACTTACAATTCACTAATCGATGGACAGTGTAGATCTGGTAATTTTGATACTGCATATAGGTTACTTAGTGTGATGAATGATAGAGGACTAGTTCCAGACCAGTGGACATATACTAGTATGATAGATTCTTTGTGTAAAAGCAAAAGAGTGGAAGAAGCTCGAGACCTGTTTGATTCTCTCGAGCAGAAAGGTGTAAACCCAAATGTGGTGATGTACACTGCATTGATTGATGGATACTGCAAGGCGGGTAAAGTAGACGAAGCTCATCTTATGCTTGAGACAATGTTGAGTAAGAATTGCTTGCCAAATTCGTTGACTTTTAACGCCCTGATTCATGGGTTATGTACCGATGGGAAATTGAAAGAAGCGACGTTGTTGGAGGAAAAAATGGTGAAGATTGGTCTACAGCCTACAGTTAGCACAGATACAATATTGATTCATAAATTTCTAAAGGACGGGGATTTTGATCACGCTTATAGACGTTTTCAGCAGATGTTGTCCTCTGGAACAAAGCCCGATGCACATACTTACACAACATTTATTCAAACCTATTGTAGAGAAGGGAGACTGCAAGACGCTGAGGGTATGATGACAAAGATGAAGGAAGATGGTGTTTTCCCGGATCTGTTCACTTATTCCTCTCTGCTTAAAGGTTATGGAGATCTAGGACAGACAAACTCTGCATTTGATGTCCTCAAGCGCATGCGTGATACTGGTTGTGAGCCTTCTCAACATACATTTTTGTCTCTGATCAAACATATGTTAGAGATGAAATATGGAAAGGAGATTGGCAGTGAACCAGGACTCCGTGTGATGTCGAACATGGTGGAGTTTGAGATTATTGTTGAGCTTCTTGAGAAAATGGTTGAGCACGGTGTAACCCCCAACGCCAAATCCTATGAAAACTTGATATTAGGGATCTGTGAGATTGGGAATCTCAGAGTTGCGGAAAAGGTGTTAGATCATATGCAACAAAACGAAGGAATATCTCCTAGTGAGTTGGTATTCAATGCACTTATTAGGTGTTGCTGCAAGCTGGAGAAGCATAACGAAGCAGCAAAGGTTGTAGATGATATGATTTGTGTTGGTCACTTACCGCAACTAGAGTCTTGCAAAATCTTGATATGTGGGCTGTATAAAGAANTTTTCAGCAGATGTTGTCCTCTGGAACAAAGCCCGATGCACATACTTACACAACATTTATTCAAACCTATTGTAGAGAAGGGAGACTGCAAGACGCTGAGGGTATGATGACAAAGATGAAGGAAGATGGTGTTTTCCCGGATCTGTTCACTTATTCCTCTCTGCTTAAAGGTTATGGAGATCTAGGACAGACAAACTCTGCATTTGATGTCCTCAAGCGCATGCGTGATACTGGTTGTGAGCCTTCTCAACATACATTTTTGTCTCTGATCAAACATATGTTAGAGATGAAATATGGAAAGGAGATTGGCAGTGAACCAGGACTCCGTGTGATGTCGAACATGGTGGAGTTTGAGATTATTGTTGAGCTTCTTGAGAAAATGGTTGAGCACGGTGTAACCCCCAACGCCAAATCCTATGAAAACTTGATATTAGGGATCTGTGAGATTGGGAATCTCAGAGTTGCGGAAAAGGTGTTTGATCATATGCAACAAAACGAAGGAATATCTCCTAGTGAGTTGGTATTCAATGCGCTTCTTAGCTGTTGCTGCAAGCTGGAGAAGTATAACGAAGCAGCAAAGGTTGTAGATGATATGATTTGTGTTGGTCACTTACCGCAACTAGAGTCTTGCAAAATCTTGATATGTGGGCTGtataaagaaggagagaaagagagaggggcTTCGGTTTTCCAGAGTTTGCTTCAATGTGGTTATTATGACTATGAATTAGCGTGGAAGATCATCATTGATGGGGTGGGGATGCAGGGACTTGTAGAGGCGTTTTATGAACTATTCAACGTTATGGAGAAAAACGGCTGCAAGCCCATCAACCAAAGTGAAACCTCACCCGACAAGGATTGTAGTTACCGCTGCGGCACTTGTGATACTATAATCAGGGAAGGCGAAAGTACTTATAGCTcccaaaacaattaaacatCTCAAGAGGTGGAGAGAGTATTACGTACTAGTTAAGTTTGTATTCATCTTTTGgttttatctcttttgtttaaCTTGAAAGCCTCAATCACCATTCACACAAAATTATGCATGTCATCAGTTATGAGCTGTGTGTTTGGTTGAGTGTAATTATTAATGGAAGAATATACAAAACAGTAGGTGCTACCTGAGCTATGAGAGGGCGatcatgttgttgttgatccaaGCTATACTCATTGCAATCTACTGTATGTCCCAAATTCAGTATTCTCATCTTATGGTTAGATTTGTTAACTTATTGGGATGGGCCTGGCGGATATCAATTAGGCCCTCACTGCGGCTTTAATAATACACACAGCCCCCTAGCAAAGAAAGACTGAAATAAGCTTTTTTTAAGATATCTTGGACGGATATATCCAAAACCGAATCTAAAACCCAAATAGACCCGGAACCGAATCAAATACCGGCCATGCATGAAACTTTGTTTATTAGGGTTACAACTTGGGCTAGGCCATGCGGATATCAATTAGGCCCAGTTGTCGCAATCACTCTAGTACTAGTGTATTTCTTTTGATCTTAAATCCTATAACCCGAATTACAACTGAGGTCAGAGGATGTTGTAATTCTTTCGGTTTTCCTTTGATAGAAGCTACAGTTAATCATGCTTAATGTTGATTGTTAATCTAGTGCTCTTGAGAGTGTGAGTCTAGCAACTAGTATAAGTGCTTGTGTGACGTGTTGTAAGAGATTATCCTTGAGATCCAATAACAAAATGTagttcataagttttttttttctccaagtTACTGAATTGTTTTGATGTTTATGAAAGAGACACGAAACAGAGAGTGAAACAGAGAACTAGAGAATGAGATGTAAACTGACCTCAAAGAGTGGAAGAGGTCAGTAAGTCAACATAATTAAGACTAGTTGTTGGCTTGTTGCGGAAGAAGGAAACATCTATAGAAACAATGCTACATCtcagcaaaagaaaattttcgTGAACAAGAGATTGCAAGATCAGCGATGTGTATTAagagttgaaaaataaaagcaaataatttaataacaaaCGTTACTGTTCTTCATACAATAATCGAAAACTAGGTGATTCCAAAAGATGCCAACCTATAAATCCGATTCTCCCTTTTTCAGAAGATCATAATACAACTTAGATGACATATCAGATAAATACATTGACCCAAAAAGTTAAACTAACAGGGCTTTGTGTACACGTGAAACACAAATTACCTTGGTCAGGGTAGTTGGTCACTGTACAAAATGTTATTTGGTAGGTGGAGATCTCAGCTTATCATCTGACTCATGCTTAAGAGAAGAATCCCCTCCCATTAGTTGTTCGAATCCTTCTACCTTAACGGGTTGAGCCCTGACCGTTCCTGGTGTACTGCAATTAGAATGGAGACATAACTTTTAAGACCCGGCCAGTAGGTGTAGAACAATGTGATTTTTGAGGTTTGAGAGGGTACTTACGGTGTCTGCATTTGTGGAATCTGCATTGAAGCCAATTGCCTGAATTGGTTATAGCCAGGCTGTTGTTGCATATTCGACATGGCAGCAATCTGTTGCTGTCTGAGTTGCTGCTGTATCTGTTGCTGGTG harbors:
- the LOC104762699 gene encoding pentatricopeptide repeat-containing protein At5g65570-like → MRRDYNGGLIAFSRFFSSFATKSCSPESSSHSQLRLLCVACDSSLTTTHTFSPLLRQCIDERSISGLKKIQTQMLKSGFPVELSGSKLVDASLKCGEIGYARQVFDEMRERHIVTWNSLIAYFIKHRRSKESVELYRLMITNNVLPDEYTLSSVFKAFSDLGLEKEARRSHGLAVILGLEVSNVFVGSALVDMYVKFGKTREAKLVLDRVEEKDVVLITALTVGYSQKGEDAEAVKAFQSMLVEYTYASVLISCGNLKDLGNGMVIHGLMIKSGYESPLASQTSLLRMYLRCSLVDHSLRVFKCIEYPNQVTWTSLISGLVQNGREEMALIEFRNMIRDSVKPNSFTLSSALRGCSNLAMFEEGRQVHGIVSKYGFDRDKYAGSGLIDLYGKCGYSDMARLVFDTLIEVDVISLNTMIYSYAQNGFGHEALELFERMINLGMRPNDVTVLSVLLACNNAGLVEEGCAFFDSFRKDKIMLTNDHYACMVDMLGQAGRLEEAEMLIKEVINPDLVLWRTLLSACKIHRKVEMAELITRKILEIAPGDEGTLILMSNLYASTGKWSRVIEMKSEMKEMRLKKNPAMSWVEVDRETHTFMAGDLFLHPNSEKILETLEELIRKAKDLGYVEDKSCVYQDVEETAKERSLHQHSEKLAIAFAVLRNVGGNIRILKNLRVCVDCHSWIKIVSRVINREIICRDSKRFHHFRDGSCSCGDYW
- the LOC104762700 gene encoding pentatricopeptide repeat-containing protein At5g65560-like isoform X1; this translates as MIRIIQPRRDGGLTSSISAVKILMMRFSPDVRISSLFTRRRFCSVSPLIRTLPAEESDPTSVPHRLLSILSKPNWHKSPSLKSMVPAISPSHVSSLFSLDLDPKTALSFSHWISQNPRYKHSVYSYASLLTLLINNGYEGVVFKIRLWMIKSCDSVGDALFVLDLCRKMNKDERFELKYKLTVGCYNTLLNSLARFGLVDEMKQVYMEMLEDKVYPNIYTYNKMVNGYCKLGNVVEANQYVSKIVEAGLDPDFFTYTSLIMGYCQRKDLDSAFKVFEEMPLKGCSRNVVAYTHLVHGLCVARRVDEAMDLFVKMKDDDCYPTVRTYTVLIKALCGSERKSEALKLVKEMEEKGIKPNIHTYTVLIDSLCSQCKLEKARELLGQMLERGLMPNVITYNALINGYCKRGMIEDALGVVELMESRNLSPNTRTYNELIKGYCKKNVHKAMGVLNKMLERKVLPDVVTYNSLIDGQCRSGNFDTAYRLLSVMNDRGLVPDQWTYTSMIDSLCKSKRVEEARDLFDSLEQKGVNPNVVMYTALIDGYCKAGKVDEAHLMLETMLSKNCLPNSLTFNALIHGLCTDGKLKEATLLEEKMVKIGLQPTVSTDTILIHKFLKDGDFDHAYRRFQQMLSSGTKPDAHTYTTFIQTYCREGRLQDAEGMMTKMKEDGVFPDLFTYSSLLKGYGDLGQTNSAFDVLKRMRDTGCEPSQHTFLSLIKHMLEMKYGKEIGSEPGLRVMSNMVEFEIIVELLEKMVEHGVTPNAKSYENLILGICEIGNLRVAEKVFDHMQQNEGISPSELVFNALLSCCCKLEKYNEAAKVVDDMICVGHLPQLESCKILICGLYKEGEKERGASVFQSLLQCGYYDYELAWKIIIDGVGMQGLVEAFYELFNVMEKNGCKPINQSETSPDKDCSYRCGTCDTIIREGESTYSSQNN
- the LOC104762700 gene encoding pentatricopeptide repeat-containing protein At5g65560-like isoform X2 — encoded protein: MIRIIQPRRDGGLTSSISAVKILMMRFSPDVRISSLFTRRRFCSVSPLIRTLPAEESDPTSVPHRLLSILSKPNWHKSPSLKSMVPAISPSHVSSLFSLDLDPKTALSFSHWISQNPRYKHSVYSYASLLTLLINNGYEGVVFKIRLWMIKSCDSVGDALFVLDLCRKMNKDERFELKYKLTVGCYNTLLNSLARFGLVDEMKQVYMEMLEDKVYPNIYTYNKMVNGYCKLGNVVEANQYVSKIVEAGLDPDFFTYTSLIMGYCQRKDLDSAFKVFEEMPLKGCSRNVVAYTHLVHGLCVARRVDEAMDLFVKMKDDDCYPTVRTYTVLIKALCGSERKSEALKLVKEMEEKGIKPNIHTYTVLIDSLCSQCKLEKARELLGQMLERGLMPNVITYNALINGYCKRGMIEDALGVVELMESRNLSPNTRTYNELIKGYCKKNVHKAMGVLNKMLERKVLPDVVTYNSLIDGQCRSGNFDTAYRLLSVMNDRGLVPDQWTYTSMIDSLCKSKRVEEARDLFDSLEQKGVNPNVVMYTALIDGYCKAGKVDEAHLMLETMLSKNCLPNSLTFNALIHGLCTDGKLKEATLLEEKMVKIGLQPTVSTDTILIHKFLKDGDFDHAYRRFQQMLSSGTKPDAHTYTTFIQTYCREGRLQDAEGMMTKMKEDGVFPDLFTYSSLLKGYGDLGQTNSAFDVLKRMRDTGCEPSQHTFLSLIKHMLEMKYGKEIGSEPGLRVMSNMVEFEIIVELLEKMVEHGVTPNAKSYENLILGICEIGNLRVAEKVFDHMQQNEGISPSELVFNALLSCCCKLEKYNEAAKVVDDMICVGHLPQLESCKILICGLYKEGEKERGASVFQSLLQCGYYDYELAWKIIIDGVGMQGLVEAFYELFNVMEKNGCKPINQSETSPDKDCSYRCGTCDTIIREGESTYSSQNN